The following coding sequences lie in one Cotesia glomerata isolate CgM1 linkage group LG5, MPM_Cglom_v2.3, whole genome shotgun sequence genomic window:
- the LOC123264814 gene encoding synaptic vesicle glycoprotein 2B-like, whose protein sequence is MGLDFLADGGADFEHAITVTGFGKFHYMLLTICGLIYMDTAIGVTIISFVLPAAQCDLQMDSTSKGWLTASPMFGMVIGSYFWGCLADTKGRKIVLIATLMMDGIVGIISSFVQHFWAFLIFRFFNGFAITGAMGICFPYLGEFQPTKYREKILCWMEMFWTIGVIALPLIAWLIVPLDFNYTSDSFYFKSWNLFVALCAFPSLTLSLWLFAFPESPKFLLECGETDKALEVFKWIYSQNTGQDMESYPVKSLQEKATSKDVSTRTLRLHKHKELKVLCSEVWGLTKALCKPPYLRNTLLACAIQFGLTSSYYTLMVWFPELFTRFEEFEAEHPGETTSVCIVSSIPQNTTASFDVYGCETVITSDVYLHTVYIGLACIPGSIILPIFIHKVGAKLFIIVSLIISGAVTIGFYYVVNSDQNLVLSCLFEALTSLGISLVYCVIVDMFPTNLRVMAAALSLTMGRLGALVGNLVFGYLIDLACIVPVALFAAFLFVCGFLSILLPRTGKETLD, encoded by the exons ATGG ggCTCGACTTCCTGGCCGACGGAGGTGCAGACTTCGAACATGCCATCACCGTgacag gtTTTGGCAAATTCCACTACATGCTATTGACAATTTGCGGTTTAATTTACATGGACACAGCAATAGGAGTAACAATAATATCATTCGTTCTACCAGCAGCGCAATGCGACCTTCAAATGGATTCGACATCCAAAGGATGGCTCACAGCCTCCCCCATGTTCG gAATGGTGATAGGATCATACTTCTGGGGATGCCTGGCTGATACAAAAGGTCGCAAAATAGTGCTGATTGCAACGTTAATGATGGATGGAATTGTCGgaataatttcttcttttgttCAACACTTTTGGGCTTTTTTGATCTTCAGATTTTTCAACGGATTTGC gatAACTGGAGCAATGGGAATATGCTTTCCTTATTTGGGAGAATTCCAGCCTACAAAGTatcgagaaaaaattttatgctgGATGGAAATGTTCTGGACAATCGGTGTCATCGCACTACCATTGATTGCTTGGTTAATAGTCCCACTAGACTTTAATTACACATCTGATTCGTTTTACTTTAAATCGTGGAATCTCTTTGTTGCTTTGTGTGCATTTCCCTCGCTGACACTCTCGCTTTGGCTGTTTGCCTTTCCTGAAAGCCCCAAATTTCTTCTGGAATGCGGCGAGACTGACAAAGCATTAGAAGTATTCAAATGGATCTATTCCCAAAATACTGGACAAGATATGGAGTCGTATCCT GTAAAATCATTGCAAGAAAAAGCAACTTCTAAAGATGTAAGCACAAGAACTTTGAGATTACACAAGCATAAGGAACTAAAAGTTCTTTGTTCAGAGGTTTGGGGGCTGACAAAAGCTCTATGCAAACCTCCTTATTTGCGTAATACTCTTCTGGCTTGTGCGATACAATTCGGACTTACGAGCAGTTATTATACACTTATGGTGTGGTTTCCAGAGTTATTTACAAG GTTTGAAGAATTTGAAGCTGAACATCCTGGAGAAACAACATCGGTTTGTATAGTTTCATCGATTCCACAAAATACTACCGCTTCATTTGATGTTTATGGCTGTGAAACGGTAATTACGTCAGATGTATATCTTCACACTGTCTATATCGGGCTTGCTTGCATACCAGGATCTATTATTCTTCCAATTTTCATTCATAAAGTTGGTGCGAAGCTTTTCATCA tCGTTTCATTGATAATTTCTGGTGCTGTAACAATTGGATTTTACTACGTGGTTAATTCAGACCAAAATCTTGTTTTATCATGTTTATTTGAAGCACTTACCTCTCTGGGAATTTCTCTTGTCTACTGTGTTATTGTAGATATGTTTCCAACTAATTTAAG GGTAATGGCAGCGGCATTATCTCTTACCATGGGAAGATTGGGAGCGCTTGTTGGTAATTTAGTATTCGGATACCTTATTGATCTTGCGTGCATTGTACCAGTCGCACTTTTTGCGGCATTTTTATTCG tttgtggttttctttcaattttattaccGCGTACTGGAAAAGAAACATTGGATTGA
- the LOC123264808 gene encoding synaptic vesicle glycoprotein 2B-like, with product MGTENVKVNSRPSEISIAKIAQDLINAEEDSDQSQAEINTQLAVNATGFGKFNYKVTIVSGLTCMNAGIGINILGLILPSAACDFDMSTVDKGRLNTGFIFGMLCGAYIWGCLADTMGRRHTLLRCLFLQASFDCLASLIPNYWGVFVCKTIVGFALGGQMATLYTYVGEFQPAIYRKKILSTMEIPVVLGIIVASLFGWIIIPITIDVDFGGFFFHSWNLFVIVCSIPTWIIGVCLYFLPETPKYLSEFGMGEELFRVLSKIYFENTGKSPDEYLIELNKCGISSVSQLLNMEAEEKLNESKLTQLNNMLFQQTGILLKPPFLGRTLVVCTIMFSIFSSMYTLMMWFPELFDRFAAFEAAFPNEHASVCRVSEYKITNSTAIKSLNAQDCHKEINTQVYVHTLILGVASVPIAVLFPMFVNRIGFKISLAVGMVICAASTVGLFFVRSSLENLVLSSLFEALISVCSTVICCVVVEIFPTKLRATAAALGSLSARSGALIGNTAFSYLIDHYCVILISCLTGQLIVGGIMSLFLPNQKKLHTPKKKISEANSQA from the exons ATGGGAACTGAAAATGTTAAAGTTAATTCTCGTCCCTCTGAAATCAGTATTGCAAAAATTGCTCaggatttaataaatgcagaag aagaCTCGGATCAATCGCAGGCGGAAATAAACACACAACTGGCGGTCAATGCTACAG GCTTCGGCAAATTCAACTACAAAGTTACTATTGTGAGTGGTTTGACGTGTATGAACGCTGGAATtggaataaatatattaggACTAATTCTGCCATCAGCGGCATGCGATTTCGATATGTCAACTGTCGACAAAGGTCGATTGAATACGGGTTTtatatttg gtATGCTATGCGGTGCTTACATTTGGGGTTGTCTTGCTGATACAATGGGTCGTCGACATACTTTATTAAGATGCTTATTTCTTCAAGCGAGCTTTGATTGTCTTGCTTCGCTGATACCCAATTACTGGGGTGTATTTGTCTGTAAAACAATCGTTGGATTTGC aTTAGGCGGACAAATGGCAACTCTTTATACTTATGTCGGTGAATTCCAACCAGCgatttacagaaaaaaaatattgtctaCAATGGAGATACCTGTTGTTCTGGGAATAATTGTCGCTTCgc TCTTTGGTTGGATAATAATTCCAATTACTATCGACGTTGACTTCGGAGGATTTTTCTTCCATTCGTGGAACCTATTTGTGATTGTTTGCTCAATCCCAACTTGGATCATCGGAGTGTGCCTGTACTTTCTACCCGAAACACCAAAGTACTTGTCGGAATTCGGAATGGGAGAGGAATTGTTCCGAgtgttatcaaaaatttactttgaGAATACCGGGAAATCTCCAGACGAGTATCTT ATTGAGCTCAACAAGTGCGGAATATCATCAGTCTCTCAATTATTGAACATGGAAGCTGAAGAGAAGTTGAATGAAAGCAAGCTTACTCAACTGAACAACATGCTTTTCCAACAAACTGGAATTCTTTTGAAGCCACCATTTTTGGGACGTACACTGGTCGTCTGTACGATAATGTTCAgcattttttcatcaatgtaCACGTTGATGATGTGGTTCCCGGAGTTGTTTGACAGATTCGCAGCCTTTGAAGCAGCTTTTCCGAATGAACATGCTTCTGTTTGTCGTGTTTctgaatataaaataacaaattcgACGGCT aTCAAAAGCTTGAATGCCCAAGACTGtcataaagaaataaataccCAAGTTTATGTCCATACGCTGATCTTGGGCGTAGCTTCAGTTCCAATCGCAGTGCTTTTTCCAATGTTTGTCAATCGGATTggatttaaaatttcactgG ccGTTGGTATGGTAATTTGCGCTGCTTCGACAGttggattattttttgtacgtTCTTCTCTAGAAAATCTGGTATTGTCTTCCTTGTTCGAAGCTTTAATTTCAGTGTGTTCCACTGTTATTTGCTGTGTTGTCGTTGAAATATTTCCAACTAAAttaag AGCGACGGCAGCGGCACTCGGTTCTCTATCTGCGAGAAGCGGTGCTCTGATTGGTAACACAGCATTCAGCTATCTTATTGACCACTACTGTGTAATACTAATTTCTTGTTTGACTGGTCAACTGATAG ttggCGGTATAATGTCATTGTTTCTACCGAATCAAAAAAAACTGCACaccccgaaaaaaaaaatttccgagGCTAACTCTCAAGCGTAA